The segment CCTTTAGGATGACGCCAAACACAAATAGAAGGTGCTTGCTGCTGAGCCTCACAGGGCGTTAGCCGCCAGCCAGGCATGGCCTGATGGATCACTGGCAGCAGGTGCTCTGCATCAATCAAACGTATGCAAGGGCCAATATTTTCCAGCGCATAATCAACAGCAATCGATGTGGCAGACACGACACCCCCCTACCAGCGAGGTAATAAACGACTTATGTGAATCTCAATCACACCATCTCGTTCCCAGCGAGAACGCTGTGGGCGAGAGTAGTAAGGGCGAGAATGCCGTGATTTAGAATAACGAGGTCTTGAATAGCTGGGTCTTGAATAACTGGGTCTTGAATAACTGGGCCGCGAGTAACGTGAACGGGAGTGATGATCACGCGCTTCAGCTTGCCCCATGGATAACAGCGTAGGGGCTACGTAAAGTGCAGCGGCACCAAGCCCTAAGCTTGCTAAAACTTGTCGGCGTGAACGCCGCTTATTCAGCAGGGAATCGGCTTCATTGCTCATATCAGCACTCCGGATTAGTCGCTAGAAAAGGTTATGAAACGCTGTTTTAAAAACAATCCTAGCGTCGAAGCACTCGTCAAACCACCGATTGAGCGTTACTTTCCCATTGTTTACTTTTTTTAACTATACCTCAGCGTTTTGTGAAAACATTATGCAGCCACAGTAATCTGCCAATCATTACGGCCTGCGCTCTTTACTTGGTAAAGCGCTTTATCAGCATATTTGTAAGCGCTTGGAAAGGTGGTTTTCCCTGCGGTAAAGCGCGCCGCCCCAATACTCAAGGTGACCCTTTCATTGTCCGGATGCGTGGGGTGTTTGAAATCAGCCTGCTCTAAAGCAGACGTCAATTGTTCACAGTAGCCAATCAAGATTGCATCTTCATCACAAGGCAATACGGCCGCAAACTCATCGCCCCCTAACCGGTACAGTTTTGCATCTTTTCCAAGTACATGTTTTAAGAGGCTGGCTAAGCGCCTTAACAGTTGATCCCCCTCAGGATGCCCCAAGGAATCGTTGTACTGTTTGAAGAAGTCGATATCGACCAAGATCAAAGCAAGCGCTGCCCCCTCTTTGGCGGCGACATCCTGATGAAGCGCACTACGGTTACCTATCCCCGTCAGCGGATCGCGCATCGCTTGCTGCATCCAGGCCATTGTTTGCTTAGTAGCGCGCTCTGTTCGCCGCAGCTGGCGCTCATGCATTAGCCAAAACAGCAGGCCTAGCGCAAAAATCACCATACTCGAATAGGTGAGAACCTGATTATGCCGCCGGGTGCTCTTAGAAAACTTATTAATTGCCATACCACGCAGGTCGAGCTGGTTCATCTCAATGTTTGTTAAACAATCAATTGGTCCCAACAGTTCGGCCGCGGCATCAAAGGGTGTCACGGCATTTTCTTTAAGGCGCTCTGTTAGTAAAGTTAGGGTTTGTAAACTTGATTGAGTACAACTGTACTTTTGACGATATATCTCAACGTCAATTAGTCCATAGGCAAGATCGAGATTAAGCCTAACCGTTTGTCGTTGTTGATCGTCAAAAGCCTGTTCGCTTAACAAATGTTGCTGGGCGAGCTGTAAATATCCCCGCGATCTGGTAGCCAATTGCTGCCCAGTCAAATTGCCGGTTTGGCTGAAGTAAGCTTGTATTTCTGGATATACCCATCGCGCCTCATAAACAATAACCACCATCAATGCCATAAAGCTCATAAGGCTCAATGATAGCCACGTTACATAGCGCCGCTTCCTACCTAAAGGACTAGGTGGTGGTGTAGGCACGGCAGGTGGGCAAGATGGCGGTTCAATAATCACCAACGCGCCTCAATACTTCGAATCATCCATATCCAATCATTGAATTCACGTAAATTCTCGATATCACGCTGATCATCATAAGCCTGCTCAACCAGCCGCAACGGCCCTCGCGAACGCAACGTAAGCGGCTCTCCATTCTCTTCCGTTACCATTAACCACTTAGGATCATTCCAGCCACTTAATGTCACTTCGTAATCATCCCATGCCGTAAAGCGCAATGCAGGGGGAACTTCGCCAAACTGATTAATGAGAAAGCGACGGAACTCAAGTCCGTGCATATCAACTTCTCGCCCTTGAAAAGGATCAAATATTGACAAGGTAATCGTAGACTGTTGGCGCAACTCGTTAAGAGAAAGCGTTGTGGTTTTTTCGCCATTAATTACGCTTAATGACTGAGAATAGGCCGGCATTGATAGCCAACTAAGTAATAGTAGGACGCAGACAACACTGACCTTGAAATAATGAAGAGCGCAACAGCGTATGGCAACGATTGAAGTAACAGCATTCATGGCAAATGGCTTCCTGGCGATACAGTGCCTTATTGTGCTGCCAGATACTTTACCAGACGGTTAATGCGAATACTCGGAAACAGTTTTTAATCAACAAAAAAAGCCGGCCCAATTGGGCCGGCAACAGGAAGCTCGCTGTTAAAAGCAAGCCCCCTCCCCTGACGACTGTCATCACAAACAGCGTTAATGCTTTTTACGTTCATCCTTACGGAGATGGTCGCGTACAATAAAACCTACCCAACCAATCATAAAAGCAATCATTAACGCGACAGTAACTAGACCGAAAATAACAGTATCATCCCAGTACATGGTGATCCCCTCCTGCCGTGATGTATGACACCATCCTAGTGCGTTGATAGCGGCAGGAAGCTGACCTGGGTCAAGCTTTTCAGCGGGGTTATTTGCGGCCTGTCAGGAACTTGATATGGGTCAGTTTTTAGCGCTCAAAGTACGCTGCAGCTTCAAAATACGCTGTCAATTTTGAGCACGCCGAAGATTTAAAGCCTGTGAAACTTAAAGCCTGTGAAACTTAAAGCCCTAAAACTTGCAGCTAAAGCACTTTTCGATCTTCTACTTTACTGTGTTCAGTTCCCGGCGGTAGAGGATGGCCTTTAGCTAGCTCTGCACGGGTTGCATCTCGTACATCCAGCACGTTTACTTGGTAGCGAAGCGTGTGACCTGCCAGCGGATGGTTTGTATCGACCGTTACCATGTCACCATCAATACTCATCACCGTGACAATTTGCGGGCCTGCTTCACCTTCTGTTTGGAAACGGCTACCTGGTTCAAGCGTCGCGCTGCCAAACGACGCACGGCTCACCTCCTGCACCAAGTCTTCATTACGGAGGCCGTAGGCATCAGCAGGCGCAAGCGTGACACGCAGCTCATCTCCAGCGGCTTTATCTTCCAAGGCACTCTCTAAACCGGGCAAAATATTATCGTGTCCATGGAGATACTCTAAGGGCTTATCACGCGCGTTGGAGTCATCTAGCACGCGGGTACTGCCATCGCTAAGCACATCGCTTAACACGTAGTGTAAAGTGACTACCTGATGGGCTGTAATCGACATTGAAAACTCCTCTCCGGTAAGCTATCGGCTTTGTCATGGATATCAGGCCTAGTCTACCACTGACCGGTTTTTAGCGGGCCTCGATGCAGACGTTTTCTTTCCTGGAGTGTTAACCAACATGCCCACCCCTATTCCCCAGCGCAGCTGGCTGGATGCGCTAGGTATTTACTGTCGTGCGCCTGTCATCACCATGCTGTTTCTAGGTTTTTCTGCAGGCCTGCCTTTTTTACTGGTGTTCTCAACCCTTTCTGCATGGCTACGCAGTGACGGTGTAGAAGTTGCCGCGATTGGCTTCTTTGCCTGGATTGGCATGCTCTACTCAATCAAGTTTTTTTGGGCGCCTATCGTTGACCGGCTTGCACTTCCGATCCTGACCCGCACGTTTGGCCAACGACGTGGCTGGATGCTGCTTGCCCAGGGGATGATTGCAGCTGGGCTAATTGGCTTAGCGGGAGTCAGTCCGGTAGGCAACCTAGGCTGGGTAGCAACCTTTGCGCTGCTGGTAGCCTTTGGCTCGGCCACACAGGATATCGCCATTGACGCGTACCGCATCGAATCCGCGGATGACGATGTACAAGCCGCAATGGCCTCTACTTATATTATCGGTTACCGCGGGGGGCTGTTAGCCGCAGGAGCAGGGGCGCTTTATGTGGCATCCGCGATTTCCTGGAACGCAGCGTATCTCTGCATGGCTGCGCTTGTGGGCATTGGCGTGCTCACCGTACTCATTCGACCTGAACCTAAGCGCGCATCGCTGACAGTTCAGCTCATTCACGAACCCAAAGTACGCGCCTTCATTCGTGCCAGCCGTGGCCAACCGAAAGTTTTGCGACGTCTAGGTGCTTGGGTGATTGGTGCCATTGTGTGCCCTTTCACCGACTTCTTCCGCCGCTATGGGGTGAAGGCGTTGGGCATTTTAGTGTTTATCGCGGTGTTCCGAATTAGCGACCTTGCCATGGCCTCTATGGCAAATCCGCTATATATCGATTTAGGCTTTTCACTGGCCACCATCGCCAACGTCACCAATATTTTTGGTATTGCCATGAGCATTACAGGGGGCATTCTTGGTGGTTTGCTGGTCGCTCGCTACGGCATTGGGCCACTGCTAATCATTGGCGCAGGCTTTGTCATGGTGACCAACCTGCTGTTTGCCGCGTTAGCATTGATAGGTAATCAGCTTCCTATGCTGGTCGTCACCATTATTGGCGACAACCTTGCCAACGGCTTAGCCAGCGCTGTCTTTATTGCGTTTCTTTCCAGCTTAACCTCGCGGGCTTATACCGCCACCCAATACGCACTGTTTTCGTCGTTAATGACGCTACCAGGAAAGTTTCTGAGCGGTTTTGGCGGGCTGGTCGTCACGGCTCAGGGATACGCCACCTTCTTCGTAGTGGCTACCCTGCTCGGCTTACCCGCCATTCTGCTAGCCATCTGGATCAGCCGAGATAAGCAATTGGTGCCTACCCCAGTGATCGCAGAAGCAAAATAAAACTAGCGATGATCCGCCAACCACGCCAGCGCGCCTGGCGTGGTGCGCCACTGGTCACGCATCAACGTACGATACTGCCATGCTTCCGCACGGGAACCGGGATCTACCTGACCATCCGCATGGGGCATAGAAGGCCGTGGATTCTCTGCACACAAAAGCTCAAGCGCATAGCGATTATGGGCGATCACATCCGCCAACGCTGCTTCGGCGGCATCGTGGTTTTCCAAACGATATAGCGCCAGCGTACGGCCCATCAATAACCCCAGCTCTAAAGAACCATCGTCCTTTTGTGGCTCATCAGTGAGCGCTAACGCTTCTTCATTGCGGTCATCCCGCAGCAATTGGTCAAGCACTAGCTCTCTCAACCCAAGGCTATCTTCCTGATCTATAGCTAGCAGCTCTTCAGCCAACTCGCGTGAGTGCTGGCGCGCTCCGCGCTCCATGCCCACCACCAGTGCAAGGCCAGTACGCAGCAGCATGGCGTTATCGGCATCATCCCAACACAGGCTGCCGTCACCGGCTGCACGGGCTTGTTCTAACCAGCGGGAAAGGCGCAGTGCCAGGGGTTCCAGCAGGCTCGGTGCCATCCACGGCAGGCTACCAAAGCGGCTGGTCAGCGCTAACGTTAAATCTTGCACTACCTGGGGCGCATCTAACCATTCTGGGTGGGCACATAGCTCAGACATCCACTCTATCGCGTTGCCCCAGGGGTCATCGCGAAAGCCCAAGGCGACCTCTTCATCGACCATGACTTGAAACTGTTCGTGCCAAGCCGCAAACAGGGTTTCTTCACGAGCAGTGGTTGTGTAGTGCAACCTACCGGAATCGGCATCTTGCTCAATGGTAAGCTTCGGTGCGATTGGAAGTGCCGACAACAGCGCCTGTAGCGATACTAGCGGCGTCGCCATATCTTCTTCGGCGCTCAACAGCTGGTCGGCCAAGGTGGCACCAGGATTTTCAGCTAGAGCAGCCAGAAATTCGAGCTGCTCTTCATCCAAGTCGCCCTGGCGAACCAAGCGACGGTACCAGAAGTTAGCTCGCTCTTTGGCCTCTTCCTCATGACCTTCATGCAGCAGCAACATGGCTTCAATGTAGGCTAGCGTCGGTGAGTCCGGTAGTGCCTGCTGGGCTTTCACGAACGCAGCGCGGGCGCTGTCTAAGTCATCGTTATCCAGGTGCATGAGGCACAACCGCTCAAGCGCCACACCGCGCAAAAACAGTGGACCGCGTTCCATAACGTCATCAAGCAGGTCAGCACGTTTGCGGGTAAACCCGCGCTCTTGATAGATATCTAACAGAATTTCGAAAGCAGGCTCGGCCTGCTCCGGCAGTCGCGACCAATCACTACCGTCGAACAGTGACTCAAGAATCTGCATTGAACGACCGGTTTGACCGCTTTCAGCAGCAATTAGCCCGGCTTCTAATAACGCCTGGGCAGGTGCTTGCTGACTTTCCAGCGCCGCTTTCAGCGTAGCGCCTTTCCACTCACGCAGGGAAAGCATCCACATCATCTGCTCAGGAATATCCGTGGGGAAGTCAACGCGGTAGCAGCACTGTTTGAATTTACGCCCTGAATCACACCAGCAAGGCTCGTTACGCCCTGGGGTGGCCAATGGTTCGTTCGCAAAATTAAGCCGCTCTAGCGGCGTTTGCGACCATAAAATAGGCGCAAGCGCCTGGGCAGTTGCCACATCGCCATTAAACGAATCTGCGCCTTCGGCACGTACCCAGGTCATAAAATCGGGGTAGTGTTCCTGCTTCCTAATTGCCGAGAGTGCCCCAGAGGCAAATCCCAGCAGTTGATCGACCCATACCGCCAGCATTGCCGTCTCCACTGTCTTCAAAACGCGATTGAAAAGCGCAATAGTCTAGCATGACAGGCGGCGCTCCCGCAGCGGCAATTAGTTAAGGTCTACGCGCCCAGGCTAGCAGCGGCTCGGTGCGCGTATGCATATCCAGACGCGCTTTCAGACGTACTAAGTTCCAATAGTGCCCATTCAGTGCCCGGGAGAGCAGCAACGTATCCGCAGGCGGCTGCAGCCGATCCATGGCGGCCCACACTTTTGGCGTTAGCTCGCGCAGGCGGCGGTGTACCCGCACATCGCTGAAGTCCTGCTCACCAGGGGAGAATAGGGGTGACACACACTCAGCGGACTCTCGATAAAGTGCCAGTGGCGCGCCCTGCCCCTGGCGGCCGCCCATTTTCATTAACGCATCATCCATTGCCATCGGATCTTGCGCAAGGGTGGCATCTAATAGCTGCATCATGGCTTTTAGCCGCGCTTCGGGCACAGGTATGACCGCACCAAAATCGTAGATGACCAAGCGCCCTTCGGCATCCGCCGCAAAGTTACCGGCGTGGGGGTCGGCATGCAGCTCACCGTAGGTAAACAGCTCCTCGGTAATCCAATCAGCCAACGCCACGGCCACTTTCTGACGAGTGCCATCATCAGTGTTTTCTAAATCCCGCAGTGGTGTGCCACCCACGTAACGCATCGCCAACACATGCTGCCCGGATAACTCAAACAGTGGTTCGGGTATGACTAACTGAGGGTTATCCTGATACCGCTCGCGATAGCGAGCCAGCGCCCGTGCTTCGGCGTGATAATCCAATTCTTCACGCAGCCCTGCCGCTAACTCTTCAAATAGCGCATCCAAACGCGCTTGAGGCACTTTAAACCAGCGACCCAAGCTCATGATCCGTTTGACCTGTTTAAGATCGCTTTCCAACACATCCGCCAGCCCAGGGTACTGCACTTT is part of the Halomonas sp. GT genome and harbors:
- a CDS encoding AmpG family muropeptide MFS transporter yields the protein MPTPIPQRSWLDALGIYCRAPVITMLFLGFSAGLPFLLVFSTLSAWLRSDGVEVAAIGFFAWIGMLYSIKFFWAPIVDRLALPILTRTFGQRRGWMLLAQGMIAAGLIGLAGVSPVGNLGWVATFALLVAFGSATQDIAIDAYRIESADDDVQAAMASTYIIGYRGGLLAAGAGALYVASAISWNAAYLCMAALVGIGVLTVLIRPEPKRASLTVQLIHEPKVRAFIRASRGQPKVLRRLGAWVIGAIVCPFTDFFRRYGVKALGILVFIAVFRISDLAMASMANPLYIDLGFSLATIANVTNIFGIAMSITGGILGGLLVARYGIGPLLIIGAGFVMVTNLLFAALALIGNQLPMLVVTIIGDNLANGLASAVFIAFLSSLTSRAYTATQYALFSSLMTLPGKFLSGFGGLVVTAQGYATFFVVATLLGLPAILLAIWISRDKQLVPTPVIAEAK
- a CDS encoding GGDEF domain-containing protein, whose translation is MSFMALMVVIVYEARWVYPEIQAYFSQTGNLTGQQLATRSRGYLQLAQQHLLSEQAFDDQQRQTVRLNLDLAYGLIDVEIYRQKYSCTQSSLQTLTLLTERLKENAVTPFDAAAELLGPIDCLTNIEMNQLDLRGMAINKFSKSTRRHNQVLTYSSMVIFALGLLFWLMHERQLRRTERATKQTMAWMQQAMRDPLTGIGNRSALHQDVAAKEGAALALILVDIDFFKQYNDSLGHPEGDQLLRRLASLLKHVLGKDAKLYRLGGDEFAAVLPCDEDAILIGYCEQLTSALEQADFKHPTHPDNERVTLSIGAARFTAGKTTFPSAYKYADKALYQVKSAGRNDWQITVAA
- a CDS encoding SEC-C domain-containing protein; translation: MLAVWVDQLLGFASGALSAIRKQEHYPDFMTWVRAEGADSFNGDVATAQALAPILWSQTPLERLNFANEPLATPGRNEPCWCDSGRKFKQCCYRVDFPTDIPEQMMWMLSLREWKGATLKAALESQQAPAQALLEAGLIAAESGQTGRSMQILESLFDGSDWSRLPEQAEPAFEILLDIYQERGFTRKRADLLDDVMERGPLFLRGVALERLCLMHLDNDDLDSARAAFVKAQQALPDSPTLAYIEAMLLLHEGHEEEAKERANFWYRRLVRQGDLDEEQLEFLAALAENPGATLADQLLSAEEDMATPLVSLQALLSALPIAPKLTIEQDADSGRLHYTTTAREETLFAAWHEQFQVMVDEEVALGFRDDPWGNAIEWMSELCAHPEWLDAPQVVQDLTLALTSRFGSLPWMAPSLLEPLALRLSRWLEQARAAGDGSLCWDDADNAMLLRTGLALVVGMERGARQHSRELAEELLAIDQEDSLGLRELVLDQLLRDDRNEEALALTDEPQKDDGSLELGLLMGRTLALYRLENHDAAEAALADVIAHNRYALELLCAENPRPSMPHADGQVDPGSRAEAWQYRTLMRDQWRTTPGALAWLADHR
- a CDS encoding ABC1 kinase family protein, with the translated sequence MRERGRTRRLLGLGARTGGALLKTRLGGQADWRALGEALFEGLSELKGPAMKLAQIMSQWDDLLPPDLANELARLQRQAEPMPWPRIHEALLLQYGDIDQYFSDIEERPFASASMGQVHKAVTHAGETVVLKVQYPGLADVLESDLKQVKRIMSLGRWFKVPQARLDALFEELAAGLREELDYHAEARALARYRERYQDNPQLVIPEPLFELSGQHVLAMRYVGGTPLRDLENTDDGTRQKVAVALADWITEELFTYGELHADPHAGNFAADAEGRLVIYDFGAVIPVPEARLKAMMQLLDATLAQDPMAMDDALMKMGGRQGQGAPLALYRESAECVSPLFSPGEQDFSDVRVHRRLRELTPKVWAAMDRLQPPADTLLLSRALNGHYWNLVRLKARLDMHTRTEPLLAWARRP
- a CDS encoding FKBP-type peptidyl-prolyl cis-trans isomerase, with translation MSITAHQVVTLHYVLSDVLSDGSTRVLDDSNARDKPLEYLHGHDNILPGLESALEDKAAGDELRVTLAPADAYGLRNEDLVQEVSRASFGSATLEPGSRFQTEGEAGPQIVTVMSIDGDMVTVDTNHPLAGHTLRYQVNVLDVRDATRAELAKGHPLPPGTEHSKVEDRKVL
- the ccoM gene encoding cytochrome c oxidase subunit CcoM; its protein translation is MYWDDTVIFGLVTVALMIAFMIGWVGFIVRDHLRKDERKKH